A single genomic interval of Zobellia nedashkovskayae harbors:
- a CDS encoding glycerophosphodiester phosphodiesterase yields the protein MNFLSMAGFALLTMGVSCDKLDDFIGGGHQEEESRKPLIIAHRGAQSIYPEHTLKAYAKAVEMGADYIEPDFVMTKDSFLVARHEPFISGTTNVADLPEFANLKTTKNLDGKEITDWFVSDFTLEQIKKLKAKQARSDRSDQFDGMFEIPTIDEIIALAKSKKTLKGNDVGLYPEMKHPYFHNQIGLAIEDALLAKLSEAKLDSYDSPVFVQCFEVAPLQYINSKSDVKLVQLISTYNVNADGTLDYNVPEGDFISYAAPFDFYANGDARTYEFFSTEEGMRFTATYADGIGPWKPFVISFTKDESGAISVLPKTDFIELAHKNDLQVHPYTFRNEDEKWSNGDAEAEYHIFFDAGVDGVFTDYTDEAVNAIKTWESTDKK from the coding sequence ATGAATTTTTTATCAATGGCAGGTTTCGCGCTGTTAACAATGGGTGTCTCATGCGATAAATTAGATGATTTTATTGGAGGAGGGCATCAGGAAGAAGAGAGTAGAAAGCCACTAATTATTGCACACAGAGGAGCGCAGTCCATTTATCCAGAACATACGCTAAAGGCCTATGCCAAGGCTGTTGAAATGGGTGCGGACTATATTGAGCCAGACTTTGTAATGACAAAAGATAGCTTTTTGGTAGCTAGACATGAGCCTTTTATTTCTGGTACAACAAACGTTGCAGATCTACCTGAATTTGCCAACCTAAAAACCACTAAAAATCTAGATGGTAAAGAAATAACGGACTGGTTTGTTTCGGATTTTACTTTAGAACAGATTAAGAAATTAAAAGCCAAGCAGGCACGTTCTGATCGCTCTGATCAGTTTGATGGGATGTTCGAGATTCCAACAATAGATGAAATCATTGCTTTGGCTAAATCAAAAAAGACCCTAAAAGGAAACGATGTTGGTCTTTATCCAGAAATGAAACATCCATATTTTCACAACCAAATAGGTCTTGCTATTGAAGATGCACTATTAGCTAAGTTATCTGAAGCAAAATTAGACTCGTATGACTCGCCTGTGTTTGTGCAGTGTTTTGAGGTGGCGCCTTTACAATACATCAATTCAAAATCAGACGTTAAGTTGGTTCAATTAATTTCGACCTATAATGTAAATGCAGATGGTACTTTGGATTATAATGTGCCTGAAGGCGATTTTATTTCATACGCAGCGCCTTTTGATTTTTATGCCAATGGAGATGCAAGAACCTACGAATTTTTTTCTACTGAGGAAGGTATGCGCTTTACGGCAACCTATGCAGATGGTATTGGCCCTTGGAAACCGTTTGTAATTTCGTTTACAAAGGATGAAAGCGGAGCTATTTCTGTTCTGCCAAAAACCGATTTTATTGAGTTGGCGCACAAAAATGACTTGCAGGTACACCCATATACCTTCAGAAACGAAGATGAGAAGTGGAGTAATGGCGATGCTGAAGCCGAATATCACATTTTCTTTGATGCAGGCGTAGATGGTGTCTTTACAGATTACACAGACGAAGCTGTAAATGCCATAAAAACTTGGGAAAGCACAGATAAAAAGTAG
- a CDS encoding M61 family metallopeptidase → MKFKINETDLDELKVRVYPPGLFKEFEFVVPQIIPGTYMKVNYARFYSDFTAYDTRGEIMKVSKYDNVFKVEGEQPLLFLEYTVKQSLGNKKVWNNSIPCAGTIITKKSALLNFQLVTGYFEGYENLPFEVEVVRPKSFFGATAIQKKILNDTTEILSTSNYGSLIDQPVLYAEPDTTSFKIDEHRFNIAVHSEDGKNSALELKSGIKKIVESISDYSGFTSNEDYTFIFYFIKEQRLKGILKTFGVDAALEHTNSSVYCDLDYPLQDNFSYYNHVVPHEYFHTITPLGFHDDKITNFNFRKPDMSKHIWMYEGITDYFVFLLNAKYLSKNPKYDLRSAIDYSLTKKRQSMTESGRNIIRKNNVISWLNKMLDIENFYQKGKLIAMGFDIAIMENTNGNRRLIDVFIELKNEYENTAFLGDDLKDVLIRTGIPGVEDFYNRYIVGTEIPPYNEYLNNLGYAYYPAKSKLPSYGAFDIRKIKNDTSYYVTWAKKNSLGLKKGDSILKINHIPTHIFLSSDTVYEDVILNPVLTDTLSITYRRNGSEFNVKSNPSLQNKRTSKVLEVMNVSVEQRAYRNMFFGLNTKAK, encoded by the coding sequence GTGAAATTTAAAATAAACGAAACAGATTTAGATGAGTTAAAGGTTCGTGTGTATCCTCCTGGTTTATTTAAAGAATTTGAATTTGTAGTGCCGCAAATTATTCCGGGGACTTATATGAAAGTGAATTATGCAAGGTTTTATTCTGACTTTACGGCATATGATACAAGGGGAGAGATAATGAAGGTCTCAAAATATGATAATGTTTTTAAGGTTGAAGGGGAGCAGCCATTACTTTTTTTGGAATATACGGTAAAACAATCCTTGGGTAATAAAAAGGTGTGGAATAATAGTATACCATGCGCAGGTACGATAATAACAAAGAAAAGTGCGCTTTTGAACTTTCAGTTGGTCACAGGCTACTTTGAGGGTTATGAAAATTTACCATTTGAAGTAGAAGTGGTTCGTCCTAAAAGTTTTTTTGGAGCTACAGCTATTCAAAAAAAGATACTGAATGATACGACAGAAATTTTGTCTACCTCTAATTATGGTTCATTAATAGATCAACCGGTTTTATATGCAGAGCCAGATACTACTTCTTTTAAAATTGATGAGCACAGATTTAATATCGCTGTACATTCTGAAGATGGAAAAAATTCTGCATTAGAGCTAAAGTCAGGAATCAAAAAAATAGTAGAAAGCATTTCTGATTATTCGGGGTTTACTTCAAATGAGGATTATACTTTTATTTTTTATTTTATTAAAGAACAGCGGTTAAAGGGTATTTTAAAAACTTTTGGTGTTGATGCTGCGCTTGAGCATACAAACAGTTCTGTGTACTGCGATTTAGACTATCCTTTACAAGATAATTTTTCATACTATAACCATGTTGTGCCACACGAATATTTTCACACTATAACACCTTTAGGCTTTCATGATGATAAAATCACCAACTTTAATTTTCGTAAGCCTGATATGTCAAAACATATTTGGATGTATGAGGGAATAACGGATTATTTCGTCTTTTTACTTAATGCCAAATACTTATCCAAAAACCCAAAGTATGATTTGCGATCAGCTATTGATTACTCCTTAACAAAGAAGAGGCAGAGCATGACGGAAAGTGGGCGGAATATTATAAGAAAAAACAATGTCATTAGTTGGTTAAATAAAATGCTAGATATTGAAAATTTTTATCAAAAAGGTAAGTTGATCGCTATGGGGTTTGATATAGCAATCATGGAAAATACTAATGGCAACAGGCGATTGATAGATGTATTCATTGAATTAAAGAATGAGTATGAAAACACTGCTTTTTTAGGGGATGATTTAAAGGATGTTTTAATTAGAACTGGTATTCCTGGTGTAGAGGATTTTTATAATAGATATATTGTAGGTACTGAAATACCGCCTTATAATGAATATCTCAATAATCTTGGATATGCATATTATCCTGCAAAATCAAAACTTCCAAGTTATGGGGCATTTGATATTCGAAAAATTAAAAATGATACCAGTTATTACGTTACATGGGCTAAAAAAAATTCTCTAGGACTTAAAAAAGGAGACTCTATTTTAAAAATAAACCATATACCTACACATATATTTTTGTCAAGTGATACTGTTTATGAGGATGTGATATTGAATCCTGTCTTAACGGATACCTTGTCAATTACCTATAGGCGTAACGGGAGTGAGTTTAACGTGAAATCTAACCCTTCACTACAAAACAAACGAACTTCAAAAGTATTGGAGGTTATGAACGTATCGGTGGAACAAAGAGCGTACAGAAATATGTTTTTTGGCTTAAATACAAAAGCCAAATAA
- a CDS encoding calcium/sodium antiporter has protein sequence MQNLLFIALGLVLLIAGGNWLLKSAVALSLRLNIPKIVIGMTVVSFATSAPELIVSIKAALDGFPDLALGNVVGSNIANLGLVLGITILMGSIDVRRTFYTTDWPVMMAASLLFFGFIYFDGVLQQYEGIIMVVVLFLFLVYLLRFQKQAVEDESPEDDEPLPLYKLVLFLGLGGTALWGGSELLINGAVGLATLYGVSERIIAVTIVSVGTSIPELAASVIAVIKKEKAISLGNLIGSNIFNLLAVLGITSIITPIRVMDEGLLSSDIFWMLGISFLILPLVFIPRGLRLGWRDGIILLGVYIAFVYITIQ, from the coding sequence ATGCAGAATCTTCTTTTTATTGCGCTTGGCTTAGTACTTTTAATAGCTGGCGGTAATTGGCTTTTAAAATCCGCCGTTGCTCTTTCTTTACGATTAAATATTCCAAAAATTGTTATTGGTATGACGGTGGTGTCTTTTGCTACCTCGGCTCCGGAGCTTATTGTTAGTATAAAAGCAGCTTTAGATGGTTTTCCTGATTTAGCGCTAGGTAACGTGGTTGGTTCTAATATTGCTAATCTCGGTTTGGTGCTTGGAATTACCATACTTATGGGAAGTATAGATGTAAGAAGAACTTTTTACACAACGGATTGGCCGGTTATGATGGCTGCCTCACTGCTTTTTTTCGGTTTCATATATTTTGATGGAGTATTGCAGCAGTACGAAGGTATTATTATGGTTGTAGTGTTGTTCTTGTTCTTGGTCTATTTACTACGCTTTCAAAAACAGGCAGTTGAGGATGAGTCTCCAGAGGATGATGAACCTTTGCCATTGTACAAGCTAGTGTTGTTTTTAGGACTTGGTGGTACGGCGCTATGGGGAGGCTCAGAGTTACTTATTAACGGTGCGGTAGGTTTGGCTACTTTATATGGGGTTAGTGAGCGTATAATTGCAGTCACAATTGTTTCCGTGGGTACCAGTATACCAGAATTGGCAGCTTCGGTTATTGCGGTCATCAAAAAGGAAAAAGCTATTTCTTTGGGGAACCTTATTGGGTCTAATATTTTTAATCTTTTGGCTGTACTTGGTATTACCTCTATTATCACACCAATTAGAGTAATGGATGAAGGTTTGTTAAGTAGCGACATTTTTTGGATGTTAGGTATTTCTTTTCTCATTCTTCCTTTGGTATTTATTCCCAGGGGTCTTCGTTTAGGATGGAGGGATGGTATTATATTACTAGGAGTTTATATTGCGTTTGTTTACATCACTATCCAATAG
- a CDS encoding SsrA-binding protein codes for MKKIIFKSLAKVNQLLLPSFTKKRLDLSKASKFQMALIGWRYFVTTRALD; via the coding sequence ATGAAAAAAATAATATTTAAATCTCTTGCCAAAGTAAACCAGTTACTTCTTCCTTCTTTTACTAAAAAAAGGCTTGACCTTTCTAAAGCATCAAAATTTCAGATGGCTTTAATTGGCTGGCGTTATTTTGTTACCACTCGGGCTTTGGATTAA
- a CDS encoding adenine phosphoribosyltransferase: MNLKAFIRDIDNFPQEGVIFKDITPLLADAKAMQYTLDRLLEMVGDVKIDKVVGMESRGFFFAPLLAQRLNAGFIPVRKPNKLPAEKTSQTYDLEYGTDTLEIHSDAILAGEKILVHDDVLATGGTAKATCDLIKRLGGEIVQCNFLIELDFLNGRSKLDKTDVKALLNY, from the coding sequence ATGAATTTAAAAGCCTTTATTAGAGATATAGACAATTTTCCGCAAGAAGGTGTCATCTTTAAAGATATAACACCGCTATTGGCAGATGCCAAAGCCATGCAGTATACATTAGATAGACTTCTAGAAATGGTGGGTGATGTTAAGATTGATAAAGTTGTTGGTATGGAAAGTCGCGGATTTTTTTTCGCACCTCTATTAGCTCAGCGATTAAATGCCGGATTTATTCCCGTACGTAAACCTAATAAATTACCTGCCGAGAAAACCAGTCAGACCTATGATTTGGAATATGGTACCGATACTTTAGAAATACATAGCGATGCAATTTTAGCAGGAGAAAAAATATTAGTACATGATGATGTCCTTGCTACTGGGGGTACAGCAAAAGCTACGTGTGATTTAATCAAACGTTTGGGAGGGGAAATCGTTCAATGTAATTTTTTAATTGAACTAGATTTTTTAAACGGAAGGAGTAAATTGGATAAAACTGATGTAAAGGCGCTTTTGAATTATTAA
- a CDS encoding BamA/TamA family outer membrane protein gives MYNRVYLTLSLLFLTATGTHHTIAQSTKVEHRVYLLGNTTDIELESPFYDSLSELLSTTEPFTVILNGDLMDSGKTKEPTTQDSLKIDKLLRNIAQHENGKVVIIPGDRDWANSGKKGLSSVNKLEKLVKSMDFENVKWAIRKGCPGPDIIELNDHLILVSISTQWYNHPYDKPEATTAECGIATERDFLIELENAVEDSEDKNILVAGHFPLESLGNYGGHFQLAKYLSPPIIGSLNAGYRQNIGSPVDIVNSRFDNIRGSIENIVLRKGSVIYAAGHEKNLQVLQMGENYIINSGSPTKAKYVAKDKEHALFAKSIPGLVELDYFTSGKVAYTIHSFEPSGEFELNTTETLFTSPCEPGNEDNFNSAYNPCKPLVTASHGPRTWATDTTAVAGDYTLGGVTKFFMGEHYRTTWKTPVKVPYLDLEQTFGGLSVYEKGGGHQTTSLKIKGGDGREYAFRSVDKDPLQLLPYELQGTIIARVMQDVTSWQQPYGAMAIGSMLNATDILHATPKLYMMPPSDELGAFKGKYSNLLGMLEEKPVNVKKVTKPFGDANEILQSRKMFRELYKDHDNKVDAKEYAKARMFDILVGDWGKHEDNWKWAGYKKKHDNLYRPIPRDRDYVFSLWNGLLPYFADRKWGLERGENFGYKINDIRSLTFSSQPADRRLLNELTREDWQEAATYIQTHITDQVIEEGINAMPSEIYEFSGKEIANKLKQRKKDLSTYANQYYKQLMIGGVEVVGSNKREYFEVTRNDNGSVQVAMYNTEDDKDEKGKRLYYHRTFDPKETKEIRLYGLDGHDVFNISGAAKKSIKIRVIGGPDPDVITDNSEVQKGGKKTLIYEKGNTSKLNFGEEGKMMDHWNKELYSYDRHRFGFNRYFPIATIRYNSNQGLGLNAGIEFTQKNAMKKDYSSKHKITGTFTTEHMNILKYEGRFHHVFKKWDIQIGGLYADHTGFTDFYGIGNGTIKDDDLDSEDFYETRYDSYSLQAGLIKDFWKKSSLGFQLNYENNKTIREEGTILATDNPNPLLGAFGLGDANLYEIIAKLDFDFRDRSSLPEQGARFFLKHQSGLVSDNMNSNYGITEAFFEQYLTTRNQTPITLGLRFGGSTTYGAGTIPFYKLKYLGQNSSLRGYVNNRFTGKSTLYLNTELRLQLAEFRTSIVPMKFGIKGFYDSGRVYSDFDTNSDWHKGYGFGLYLVPLSEEFAIGVSAGFSDEESALILFSIGSTF, from the coding sequence ATGTATAACCGTGTATACCTTACTTTATCTCTATTATTTCTCACAGCTACTGGAACACATCATACAATTGCGCAATCTACCAAAGTTGAACACCGTGTATATTTATTAGGCAATACTACGGATATTGAATTGGAGTCCCCATTCTACGATAGCCTCTCTGAACTTCTTTCTACAACCGAACCTTTTACGGTTATCCTTAATGGCGACCTGATGGACAGCGGCAAGACTAAAGAACCCACTACCCAAGATTCTCTAAAAATAGACAAGCTCCTACGGAACATCGCCCAACATGAAAATGGAAAGGTCGTTATCATTCCTGGAGATAGGGATTGGGCAAATTCTGGAAAAAAAGGACTAAGTAGCGTTAATAAACTTGAAAAGTTGGTTAAGTCCATGGATTTTGAAAATGTAAAATGGGCTATTCGCAAAGGGTGTCCCGGACCGGATATCATAGAATTGAACGACCATTTAATATTGGTATCCATAAGCACGCAATGGTACAACCACCCTTATGATAAACCCGAAGCTACTACAGCGGAATGTGGGATAGCTACAGAACGCGATTTCCTTATTGAACTAGAAAATGCTGTTGAGGATTCCGAGGATAAGAATATTCTAGTAGCGGGCCATTTTCCGCTGGAGTCATTAGGTAATTACGGGGGGCATTTTCAATTGGCAAAATATTTATCGCCTCCAATTATTGGAAGTCTAAATGCTGGCTATAGACAAAATATAGGCTCTCCAGTGGATATAGTTAACTCCCGTTTTGATAATATCCGCGGAAGCATTGAAAACATTGTACTGCGCAAAGGATCTGTAATCTATGCGGCGGGACATGAGAAAAATCTACAAGTATTGCAGATGGGTGAAAATTATATCATTAACAGTGGATCACCAACCAAGGCAAAATACGTAGCGAAAGATAAAGAGCACGCCCTTTTTGCAAAGTCCATTCCCGGCCTAGTAGAATTGGACTATTTTACTTCCGGCAAAGTAGCCTATACTATTCACAGTTTTGAACCATCAGGAGAATTTGAATTAAACACAACCGAAACCTTATTTACATCTCCTTGCGAACCAGGTAACGAGGACAATTTTAATTCAGCTTATAATCCATGTAAACCTTTGGTAACGGCAAGTCATGGACCAAGAACATGGGCCACGGACACTACCGCGGTAGCAGGCGATTACACTTTAGGGGGTGTAACAAAGTTCTTTATGGGCGAACACTATAGAACCACTTGGAAAACTCCCGTAAAAGTACCCTACTTAGACCTAGAGCAAACTTTTGGGGGATTGTCCGTGTACGAAAAGGGTGGCGGACACCAGACCACTTCCTTAAAAATCAAAGGAGGGGATGGCAGAGAATATGCGTTCCGTTCTGTAGACAAAGACCCTCTTCAGTTACTACCCTATGAACTTCAAGGAACTATAATAGCCAGAGTAATGCAAGACGTTACTTCTTGGCAACAACCTTACGGTGCCATGGCCATAGGTTCTATGCTGAATGCTACTGACATTCTACACGCAACGCCAAAGCTCTATATGATGCCTCCTTCAGATGAATTAGGCGCATTTAAAGGGAAGTATTCCAATTTACTGGGCATGTTGGAAGAAAAACCGGTGAATGTAAAAAAGGTAACAAAGCCCTTTGGAGATGCCAATGAGATTCTTCAAAGCCGTAAAATGTTCAGGGAACTTTATAAAGACCACGATAATAAAGTAGATGCCAAAGAGTACGCAAAAGCAAGAATGTTCGATATTCTGGTAGGCGACTGGGGAAAACACGAGGACAATTGGAAATGGGCAGGTTACAAGAAAAAACATGATAACCTTTATAGACCAATTCCTAGAGATAGGGATTATGTCTTTTCGCTTTGGAATGGACTCCTACCCTACTTTGCTGACAGAAAATGGGGCTTAGAGCGTGGAGAAAACTTTGGATATAAAATCAACGACATTCGCAGTCTAACATTTAGTTCTCAACCGGCAGACCGCCGCTTGTTAAATGAACTCACTAGAGAGGATTGGCAAGAAGCTGCAACTTATATCCAGACCCATATTACAGATCAAGTTATTGAAGAGGGAATCAATGCAATGCCATCGGAAATTTATGAGTTTTCAGGTAAAGAAATAGCAAATAAACTAAAACAACGGAAAAAGGATTTGAGTACCTATGCCAATCAATATTACAAACAATTAATGATTGGAGGCGTAGAGGTAGTTGGATCCAACAAACGGGAATATTTTGAGGTGACTAGGAACGATAATGGGTCTGTACAAGTTGCCATGTACAATACAGAAGATGACAAGGATGAAAAAGGCAAACGACTCTACTACCACCGGACTTTTGACCCAAAAGAAACTAAAGAAATCCGGCTTTATGGATTAGATGGTCATGATGTTTTCAATATTTCAGGAGCAGCAAAAAAGTCTATAAAAATACGAGTAATTGGAGGGCCTGACCCTGATGTTATTACTGATAACTCAGAGGTGCAAAAAGGAGGTAAAAAAACCTTGATATATGAAAAGGGAAATACATCCAAACTGAATTTTGGCGAAGAAGGTAAAATGATGGACCATTGGAACAAGGAACTTTATTCTTATGACCGACATAGATTTGGTTTCAACAGGTATTTTCCTATTGCCACCATCCGGTATAACAGTAATCAAGGACTTGGACTAAACGCCGGAATTGAGTTTACTCAAAAGAATGCCATGAAAAAGGACTATAGTTCCAAGCATAAAATAACCGGCACTTTCACTACTGAACATATGAACATTTTAAAGTATGAGGGTAGGTTTCACCATGTATTTAAAAAATGGGATATTCAGATTGGTGGCTTGTACGCAGATCATACTGGGTTTACAGATTTCTATGGTATTGGTAACGGAACTATAAAAGACGATGACTTGGATTCTGAAGATTTTTACGAAACTCGGTATGATTCCTATAGCCTTCAAGCTGGTCTAATAAAAGACTTTTGGAAAAAAAGTAGCCTTGGCTTTCAACTGAATTATGAGAACAATAAAACAATTAGGGAAGAAGGCACTATTTTGGCCACGGACAACCCTAATCCACTACTAGGAGCTTTTGGCCTTGGGGATGCCAATCTTTATGAGATTATAGCAAAATTAGATTTTGACTTTAGAGATCGTTCTAGTCTTCCTGAACAAGGGGCTCGCTTTTTCCTAAAACACCAAAGTGGTTTGGTTTCGGATAACATGAATTCCAATTATGGAATCACTGAGGCTTTCTTCGAGCAATATCTGACTACTAGAAATCAAACACCAATTACGTTAGGACTTCGTTTTGGTGGCTCCACTACTTATGGTGCGGGAACCATTCCCTTTTATAAGTTAAAATACTTAGGTCAAAACTCCAGTTTAAGAGGTTATGTAAATAACAGATTTACAGGGAAATCTACTTTGTATTTAAATACAGAATTACGTCTACAGTTGGCAGAATTCCGAACATCTATTGTACCAATGAAATTTGGTATTAAAGGTTTTTATGACAGTGGCAGAGTGTATTCTGATTTTGACACGAATTCCGATTGGCATAAAGGATACGGCTTTGGGCTATATCTTGTCCCACTTTCAGAAGAATTTGCAATTGGTGTCTCGGCAGGATTTTCAGATGAGGAATCTGCATTAATTTTATTTAGTATTGGATCTACGTTTTAA
- a CDS encoding DUF6268 family outer membrane beta-barrel protein, with the protein MRHITFKLLVVLLMGLGNCSAQLSDLAKIDYTRLPKGGSEVGYDRLRGVFNYPIKINEDSYLLVGMDYSKIDLSVDSSVTNFDIAAIEDFQLLDFNLGYTFKMKGDWRFGARFSTGYSSNLVRKLSVEDAVFAGDVVFINDKRKDSTVSKPYRLILGVSYAENRGIPFPIPFISYYRKFHPNWSYKLGVPKANLQYHVSEKSRLKLIAELDGFTANIQGGLLVNENEIADKANMSITIAGLRYEYKFTKHLELYFNVSRILSSNAKLKDKDNNTVNSVKKNNIYYLKTGMRFKI; encoded by the coding sequence ATGAGACATATTACATTTAAGTTACTTGTAGTTCTTTTAATGGGTTTAGGTAATTGTTCGGCACAGTTGTCGGATTTAGCTAAAATAGATTATACACGCCTTCCCAAGGGAGGTTCAGAAGTGGGGTATGATCGCTTAAGAGGTGTTTTTAATTACCCGATTAAGATAAATGAAGATAGTTATTTGCTCGTGGGGATGGACTATAGTAAAATAGATCTGTCTGTTGATAGTAGTGTAACCAACTTTGATATTGCAGCTATTGAAGATTTTCAATTGTTGGATTTTAATTTAGGGTATACTTTTAAAATGAAAGGGGACTGGCGTTTTGGAGCTAGGTTTTCAACAGGTTATAGCTCTAACTTAGTTAGAAAATTATCTGTAGAAGATGCGGTTTTTGCTGGGGATGTAGTTTTTATCAATGATAAAAGAAAGGATAGTACGGTATCTAAACCCTATAGATTAATACTTGGCGTTTCTTATGCAGAAAATAGGGGGATTCCATTTCCTATACCATTTATTAGCTATTACCGAAAATTTCATCCTAATTGGTCTTATAAATTAGGGGTTCCCAAGGCAAATTTGCAATACCATGTTTCTGAAAAATCTAGATTGAAATTGATAGCGGAACTTGATGGTTTCACGGCCAACATTCAGGGTGGGCTTCTTGTAAATGAAAATGAAATAGCGGACAAGGCAAATATGTCTATTACGATAGCTGGTTTGCGTTATGAATATAAATTTACAAAGCACCTTGAACTATATTTTAACGTATCCAGAATTCTTAGTAGTAATGCCAAGCTAAAGGATAAAGATAACAATACAGTAAATTCAGTAAAAAAGAACAATATTTATTATTTAAAGACAGGAATGCGATTTAAAATTTAG
- a CDS encoding YeeE/YedE family protein, with translation MDSILQPWPWYVSGPLITLVMVFLLYFGKTFGMSSNLRTLCSIGGAAKYSDFFKFDWKAQRWNLTVVLGAIIGGFIAVTFLSNGSAIDLNPETVKDLKELGFENAGASLLPGEIYDWNNALSLKGLAILIVAGFLVGFGTRYAGGCTSGHAITGLSNLQLPSLIAVIGFFVGGLIMTHFLIPLIFTT, from the coding sequence ATGGATAGCATACTTCAACCATGGCCTTGGTACGTTTCCGGCCCCTTGATTACCTTGGTAATGGTTTTTCTTTTATACTTTGGAAAAACTTTTGGCATGTCTTCAAACCTAAGAACCCTTTGTAGTATTGGAGGAGCAGCAAAATATTCTGATTTCTTTAAATTCGATTGGAAAGCTCAAAGATGGAACCTTACCGTAGTACTTGGTGCTATTATTGGCGGTTTTATTGCTGTAACCTTTCTTTCTAACGGTTCCGCAATAGATTTGAATCCTGAAACTGTAAAAGACTTAAAAGAACTTGGTTTTGAAAATGCAGGAGCTTCTTTATTACCGGGCGAGATTTATGATTGGAACAATGCTTTATCCTTAAAAGGGTTGGCCATATTAATTGTTGCCGGTTTTCTTGTTGGCTTTGGAACACGCTACGCCGGTGGATGTACTTCTGGACACGCTATTACAGGCTTAAGTAATTTGCAATTACCTTCATTAATTGCCGTTATTGGCTTTTTTGTTGGCGGACTTATAATGACACACTTTCTAATACCCCTAATCTTTACAACATGA
- a CDS encoding DUF6691 family protein: MKYLKFLLVGIFFGIVLVKSEAVSWYRIFEMFKFQSFHMYGIIGSAVVLGAISVWAIKKFRVKSIEDQEIVLPPKNKSYTRYILGGSIFGLGWALAGACPGPMYILLGTGVFSMLIVIAAATLGTFAYGLLRDKLPH, encoded by the coding sequence ATGAAATATCTAAAATTCTTACTCGTAGGTATCTTTTTTGGCATTGTACTCGTTAAATCTGAGGCGGTTTCTTGGTACAGAATATTTGAAATGTTCAAATTTCAGTCGTTCCATATGTACGGCATAATTGGTTCTGCTGTAGTTCTTGGCGCCATTTCTGTATGGGCTATTAAAAAGTTCAGGGTAAAAAGTATTGAAGACCAAGAAATTGTCCTTCCACCAAAAAATAAAAGCTATACCCGCTATATCTTAGGAGGTAGTATCTTTGGTTTGGGATGGGCGTTAGCAGGTGCTTGCCCAGGCCCTATGTATATTCTATTAGGCACTGGGGTTTTTAGCATGCTTATAGTAATAGCAGCAGCAACGCTGGGTACTTTCGCTTACGGCTTACTTAGAGATAAGTTACCTCACTAA
- a CDS encoding ATP-dependent Clp protease adaptor ClpS: protein MSFKEKVSEELLLEEEVSKQNEIVVFNDDVNTFDHVIDTLVDVCDHTPVQAEQCSLIVHYNGKCTVKTGDYKDLEPRCSRLLEAGLSAEIV from the coding sequence ATGAGTTTCAAAGAAAAAGTATCGGAAGAACTATTGTTGGAAGAAGAAGTTTCAAAACAAAACGAAATTGTTGTTTTTAATGACGATGTAAATACGTTTGATCACGTCATAGACACTTTGGTAGATGTGTGTGATCATACACCTGTTCAAGCAGAACAATGTTCTCTTATAGTACATTATAATGGTAAGTGCACCGTAAAAACAGGCGATTATAAAGACTTAGAGCCTCGTTGTAGTAGGCTACTTGAGGCTGGTCTGAGCGCAGAAATTGTTTAA